From Nocardioides daedukensis, the proteins below share one genomic window:
- a CDS encoding oxidoreductase → MPIPSSLIDHPGQIPSQTGRRFVVTGATGGLGIELTRALATAGADVVMAVRNTTAGEQAAERVRRTGAPGRVEVRQLDVADLASIHAFAGDLEQVDVLINNAGIMGVPQGQTVDGFEMQIGTNHLGHFALTNLVLPKLTDRVVLLGSHAHWSGRLDVDDLDHATRRYGGYPAYAQSKLATLLFMGELQRRLTAAGSSVRAVGAHPGYTATGITMHTGNGLFTSISRLGNLVAGMKPWRGALPVLAAATLDIPGDTYLGPRAAGGFLGSPAPARRSRAASDTGLAADLWQRSASLTGVDFPL, encoded by the coding sequence ATGCCGATTCCTTCCAGCCTGATCGACCACCCCGGGCAGATCCCGTCCCAGACCGGACGCCGGTTCGTGGTCACCGGTGCCACCGGCGGACTCGGCATCGAGCTGACCCGTGCCCTGGCCACAGCGGGTGCCGACGTGGTCATGGCCGTGCGGAACACCACGGCAGGCGAGCAGGCCGCCGAGCGGGTACGTCGTACCGGCGCGCCCGGGAGGGTCGAGGTGAGGCAGCTCGACGTCGCCGACCTCGCGTCCATCCACGCCTTCGCCGGCGACCTCGAGCAGGTCGACGTGCTGATCAACAATGCCGGGATCATGGGTGTGCCTCAGGGGCAGACGGTCGACGGCTTCGAGATGCAGATCGGCACCAACCACCTCGGACACTTCGCCCTGACCAACCTGGTGCTGCCCAAGCTGACCGACCGGGTCGTGCTGCTGGGCTCACACGCCCACTGGTCCGGTCGCCTCGACGTCGACGACCTCGATCACGCCACCCGCCGCTACGGCGGCTATCCGGCCTACGCCCAGTCGAAGCTGGCCACCCTGCTCTTCATGGGCGAGCTCCAGCGGCGACTGACCGCTGCCGGCTCCTCGGTGCGTGCCGTGGGCGCTCACCCCGGCTACACCGCCACTGGGATCACGATGCACACCGGCAACGGTCTCTTCACCTCAATCAGCCGGTTGGGCAACCTCGTGGCCGGGATGAAGCCCTGGCGCGGGGCATTGCCGGTCCTCGCCGCTGCCACGCTCGACATCCCCGGGGACACCTACCTCGGACCGCGTGCCGCGGGTGGGTTCCTCGGGTCGCCGGCACCGGCGCGGCGCTCACGCGCAGCGAGCGACACGGGCCTGGCTGCCGACCTGTGGCAGAGGTCCGCCTCGCTCACCGGCGTGGACTTCCCGCTCTGA
- a CDS encoding peptidylprolyl isomerase, translated as MLKRTLAVLATVTLLSLTACSGDDTDDSKKSGKETKAACTYTPEGQSAKDGIKAPPSEPSRTGKVSVTIKSTVGDIPLTLDADKAPCTVNSFVSLAEQDFYDDTACPRLGYAPGFAILQCGDPTGTTAGGPGYRFDDELSGDETYPKGTIAMANSGEDTNGSQFFLVFDDSGFQPDYTVFGTIDEAGVARLLEVGKAGDDGSNPAGGGAPNTPVTLTDVVVSD; from the coding sequence ATGCTGAAGCGAACCCTGGCCGTGCTGGCCACCGTCACCCTGCTCTCCCTCACTGCGTGCAGTGGTGATGACACCGACGACTCCAAGAAGAGCGGCAAGGAGACGAAGGCCGCCTGCACCTACACCCCGGAGGGCCAGTCGGCCAAGGACGGGATCAAGGCACCGCCGAGCGAGCCCAGCCGGACCGGCAAGGTGTCGGTGACCATCAAGTCCACGGTCGGCGACATCCCGCTCACCCTCGACGCCGACAAGGCTCCGTGCACGGTGAACTCGTTCGTCTCCTTGGCGGAGCAGGACTTCTATGACGACACCGCGTGCCCGCGACTGGGCTATGCCCCCGGGTTCGCGATCCTCCAATGCGGCGACCCCACGGGCACCACGGCAGGCGGGCCGGGCTACCGCTTCGACGACGAGCTGAGCGGTGACGAGACCTATCCCAAGGGCACGATCGCGATGGCCAACTCGGGCGAGGACACCAACGGTTCGCAGTTCTTCCTGGTCTTCGACGACTCGGGCTTCCAGCCCGACTACACCGTGTTCGGGACCATCGACGAGGCCGGAGTCGCGCGACTCCTCGAGGTCGGCAAGGCCGGCGACGACGGCTCCAACCCGGCAGGCGGCGGCGCACCCAATACACCGGTCACGCTGACCGACGTGGTGGTCAGCGACTGA
- a CDS encoding D-Ala-D-Ala carboxypeptidase family metallohydrolase: MRRRLSTLLAAIALAMTGLVVLSSTTPANADACYTWSRTLKAGATGADVSQLQIRVAGWAGYRTNMAVDGSYGPQTTTAVKNFQAAYGLSADGVAGPDTFTKLYGLQKDDCSPAHFSWTEVDGGCGVGGYSGGSVSSSTVKANLLRAMWRAEALRHRMGDIPLRVTSGFRSQSCDRSVGGSGTGQHTYGRAIDVVPVNGNTTLCRIAQAARYVSFGTLLGPGYPDHNDHVHVDIRPDRIFWSAPSCGI; encoded by the coding sequence ATGCGCCGTCGTCTCTCCACCCTCCTGGCTGCCATCGCACTCGCGATGACCGGCCTCGTCGTGCTCAGCAGCACGACTCCGGCCAATGCCGATGCCTGCTACACGTGGAGCAGGACCCTGAAGGCCGGTGCCACCGGCGCCGACGTGTCCCAGCTGCAGATCCGGGTCGCCGGATGGGCCGGATATCGCACGAACATGGCCGTCGACGGGAGCTATGGTCCGCAGACCACCACGGCCGTGAAGAACTTCCAGGCTGCCTACGGCCTGTCCGCCGACGGGGTCGCCGGGCCGGACACCTTCACCAAGCTCTACGGGTTGCAGAAGGACGACTGTTCGCCCGCCCACTTCTCCTGGACCGAGGTGGACGGCGGGTGTGGAGTCGGCGGCTACAGCGGCGGCTCGGTGAGCTCTTCGACGGTCAAGGCGAACCTGCTCCGAGCCATGTGGCGCGCAGAGGCGTTGCGCCACCGGATGGGTGACATCCCGCTGCGCGTCACGTCCGGTTTCCGCTCGCAGTCGTGCGACCGCTCGGTCGGCGGTTCCGGCACGGGGCAGCACACCTATGGCAGGGCGATCGACGTGGTGCCGGTCAACGGCAACACCACCCTGTGCCGGATCGCGCAAGCGGCTCGCTACGTCAGCTTCGGAACCCTGCTCGGCCCGGGCTATCCCGATCACAACGACCATGTCCACGTGGACATCCGCCCCGACCGGATCTTCTGGTCGGCACCCAGCTGCGGCATCTGA
- a CDS encoding methyltransferase domain-containing protein has translation MGEPYADQVRRKHAVVAGILGAELPWSEPTTGPESGFRNKAKLVVGGRRGAPTLGILDGQQRGVDLTRCGLYEPGLADIVQRLPQLVTDLELTPYDVPARTGELKHLLITHSPDGEAMIRFVLRSRGQATKIAEKLDIIRAALPEARVVSINLQPEHKAILEGPEEIVLTEHDALPMRVNDVVLQLRTQSFFQTNTHIAAALYAQAREWTSRIRPETVLDLYCGVGGFALHALGHGARRVIGVEVSGEAIRSARQSASQLAAGTTYAHDWHVGDATEFLTETVPDLVVVNPPRRGIGADLARRLDDHGPTHVLYSSCNVTTLARDMTAMGNYRIVSAGLFDMFPQTDHHEVMVLLARTS, from the coding sequence ATGGGAGAGCCGTATGCCGATCAGGTGCGGCGCAAGCATGCCGTGGTCGCCGGAATCCTCGGCGCCGAACTGCCCTGGTCCGAGCCGACGACCGGCCCCGAGTCGGGCTTCCGGAACAAGGCGAAGCTCGTCGTGGGCGGCCGCAGGGGCGCCCCCACACTGGGGATCCTCGACGGTCAGCAACGCGGAGTGGACCTGACCCGGTGCGGTCTCTATGAGCCCGGCCTCGCCGACATCGTGCAGCGTCTGCCGCAACTCGTCACCGACCTGGAGCTCACGCCGTACGACGTGCCCGCCCGCACCGGTGAGCTCAAGCACCTGCTGATCACGCACTCCCCCGACGGCGAGGCGATGATCCGGTTCGTGCTCCGCTCGCGCGGCCAGGCGACGAAGATCGCCGAGAAGCTCGACATCATCCGGGCCGCCCTCCCCGAAGCGCGAGTGGTGTCGATCAACCTGCAACCCGAGCACAAGGCGATCCTCGAGGGCCCCGAGGAGATCGTGCTGACCGAGCACGACGCCCTCCCGATGCGGGTCAACGACGTGGTCCTCCAGCTGCGGACGCAGAGCTTCTTCCAGACCAACACCCACATCGCTGCCGCGCTCTATGCCCAGGCTCGCGAGTGGACCTCACGCATCCGTCCCGAAACCGTCCTGGACCTCTATTGCGGAGTGGGTGGATTCGCGCTGCACGCTCTCGGACACGGCGCCCGTCGGGTGATCGGCGTGGAGGTCTCCGGCGAGGCGATCAGGAGCGCTCGACAAAGCGCTTCCCAGCTGGCCGCCGGGACGACGTACGCCCATGACTGGCATGTCGGGGACGCCACCGAATTCCTCACCGAGACGGTGCCGGACCTGGTCGTGGTGAATCCGCCCCGCCGTGGCATCGGCGCCGACCTGGCCCGCAGGCTCGATGATCACGGCCCCACGCACGTCCTCTACTCGAGCTGCAACGTGACCACGTTGGCCCGCGACATGACGGCGATGGGGAACTACCGGATCGTCAGCGCGGGGCTCTTCGACATGTTCCCGCAGACCGACCACCACGAGGTGATGGTCCTGCTTGCCCGCACGTCCTAG
- a CDS encoding CinA family protein encodes MAPDRLDEDLANELLAKGLTVATAESCTAGLVAARLADRPGSSAYLVGGFVTYSNAAKISQLGVDADVLAEHGAVSEPVALAMARGARHRLETSFGISTTGVAGPGGGTPEKPVGLVHVAVSGPGGDAHLRLMLPGDRRRVRSDTVTELLRLLLDQARALP; translated from the coding sequence ATGGCGCCCGATCGTCTCGACGAGGACCTGGCCAACGAGCTCCTGGCCAAGGGACTCACCGTCGCCACCGCCGAGTCCTGCACCGCAGGGCTGGTCGCGGCCCGCCTCGCGGATCGGCCCGGCTCGTCGGCCTATCTCGTCGGAGGCTTCGTCACCTACTCCAACGCCGCCAAGATCTCCCAGCTCGGCGTCGACGCCGACGTGCTCGCAGAACACGGCGCAGTGAGCGAGCCGGTCGCCCTCGCGATGGCGCGAGGTGCACGCCACCGGCTCGAGACCAGCTTTGGGATCTCGACCACCGGTGTCGCGGGACCGGGTGGCGGCACACCCGAGAAACCCGTGGGCCTCGTCCATGTCGCAGTGAGTGGACCCGGTGGTGATGCCCACCTGCGGCTGATGCTGCCCGGCGATCGCCGCCGGGTCCGATCCGACACGGTCACCGAGCTGCTCCGGCTCCTGCTCGACCAGGCACGCGCACTCCCCTGA
- a CDS encoding DUF1206 domain-containing protein: MTAPGTQTARKVDNSEAIDHLARVGLLAFGVVHLVMGWLSIQLALGDREGKADSNGAIQQLAEQPFGKALVWAIGIGMVLLALWQLVDAVVGHRDLNGGKRLRKRLISLGKAVVYAAIAQSALRVAVGSRSSSQGDSTDSTSAKLMDLPLGQFIVGAVALGIAIVAGYLIRRGVLKTFLKDIDSDGTDGKVGTAYVWLGRIGYVAKGAGVLSVAALFGYAAATHEAKKSGGLDEALLTVLEQPFGPIMIGLVGAGFIAFGLFCFAWARHIDR; the protein is encoded by the coding sequence ATGACAGCCCCCGGAACCCAGACTGCGCGCAAGGTCGACAACAGCGAAGCCATCGACCACCTGGCGCGGGTCGGCCTCCTGGCGTTCGGTGTGGTCCATCTCGTCATGGGCTGGCTGTCGATTCAGCTCGCCCTCGGAGATCGCGAGGGCAAGGCAGACAGCAACGGCGCCATCCAGCAACTGGCCGAGCAGCCGTTCGGCAAGGCGCTGGTCTGGGCGATCGGGATCGGGATGGTCCTCCTTGCCCTGTGGCAGCTCGTGGACGCCGTGGTTGGGCACCGCGACCTCAACGGGGGCAAGCGGTTGCGCAAGCGGCTGATCAGCCTCGGCAAGGCAGTCGTCTATGCCGCGATCGCCCAGAGCGCGCTGCGCGTGGCCGTCGGCTCACGGTCCTCCTCCCAAGGTGACTCCACCGACTCCACGAGCGCCAAGCTGATGGATCTCCCCCTCGGCCAGTTCATCGTCGGTGCCGTGGCCCTGGGCATTGCGATCGTGGCGGGATACCTGATCCGACGCGGGGTGCTGAAGACGTTCCTGAAGGACATCGACTCGGACGGCACCGACGGCAAGGTCGGAACGGCATACGTCTGGCTCGGCCGGATCGGCTATGTCGCCAAGGGTGCCGGGGTGCTCTCCGTCGCCGCGTTGTTCGGCTATGCCGCAGCAACCCACGAGGCCAAGAAGTCCGGTGGGCTCGACGAGGCGCTGCTGACGGTCCTGGAGCAGCCCTTCGGCCCGATAATGATCGGACTGGTGGGCGCAGGCTTCATCGCGTTCGGTCTCTTCTGCTTCGCATGGGCCCGTCACATTGACCGCTGA
- a CDS encoding FUSC family protein — MAEAYSGERWSGSHDEWEYGGAMPLTGAVRTAKRAPLLQMVKTALATILAWIVAGLLIPDGPAPVFAAIAAMLVVQPSLNQSLTKGVERSVGVIAGVVLASALALAFGSATWVVLIATAAALALAWGLRMTMGSANQVAISALLVLAIGSGTVDYALARILETFIGAIIGIVVHLALVPPVAMVPARRALDNFGEEIARSLERLSADLSHPRSPKQLEALMIDARRLHGVREETYEALSEADDSLALNPRGRRHRDEVAGLRQTVDIFALIATQVLGMARAYVDQYDEGVHSELAVRGIAEELRRAAHDTRRQVRLTLAEPSSPYVEEAPALTAPLTLGAPSGMRWILIGSLMEDLRRIREELGART; from the coding sequence ATGGCCGAAGCCTATAGCGGTGAGCGGTGGAGCGGATCGCACGACGAGTGGGAATACGGTGGTGCCATGCCACTGACCGGTGCCGTCCGCACGGCTAAGAGAGCGCCCCTGCTGCAGATGGTGAAGACCGCCCTCGCCACGATCCTTGCCTGGATCGTGGCCGGTCTGCTGATCCCGGACGGACCCGCGCCGGTGTTCGCCGCCATAGCGGCGATGTTGGTCGTGCAGCCGAGCCTCAACCAGTCCCTGACCAAGGGGGTCGAGCGAAGTGTGGGGGTGATCGCGGGCGTCGTGCTCGCCTCGGCACTGGCCCTGGCGTTCGGCAGCGCGACGTGGGTGGTCCTGATCGCCACCGCCGCGGCCCTCGCCCTCGCCTGGGGACTGCGGATGACCATGGGCTCGGCCAACCAGGTCGCGATCAGCGCCCTGCTGGTCCTGGCCATCGGCTCCGGGACCGTCGACTATGCGCTGGCCCGGATCCTGGAGACCTTCATCGGCGCGATCATCGGCATCGTCGTACACCTGGCACTTGTGCCCCCGGTTGCGATGGTGCCCGCGCGTCGCGCCCTGGACAACTTCGGTGAGGAGATCGCCAGGTCACTCGAACGGCTCTCGGCGGATCTCTCCCATCCACGCTCACCCAAGCAGCTCGAAGCCCTGATGATCGACGCTCGCCGGCTCCATGGTGTGCGCGAGGAGACCTATGAGGCGCTTTCCGAGGCGGATGACTCGCTCGCCCTCAATCCCCGCGGCAGACGGCACCGCGACGAGGTTGCCGGCCTGAGGCAGACGGTCGACATTTTCGCGTTGATCGCCACCCAGGTGTTGGGGATGGCCCGCGCCTATGTCGATCAGTACGACGAGGGGGTGCACTCCGAGCTCGCCGTCCGCGGGATCGCCGAGGAGCTGCGACGCGCCGCCCATGACACCAGGCGACAGGTGCGCCTCACCTTGGCCGAGCCGTCCTCGCCATACGTCGAGGAGGCGCCCGCGCTCACCGCGCCGCTCACCCTGGGTGCTCCGTCGGGGATGCGGTGGATCCTGATCGGTTCGTTGATGGAGGACCTGCGCCGGATCCGCGAGGAGCTCGGGGCCCGCACCTGA
- a CDS encoding 1-acyl-sn-glycerol-3-phosphate acyltransferase: MLYEVLHAAVPPVARAVWRPTVEGVENVPMTGPVLLASNHLSFVDSVVIPIIAPRKVAFLAKAEYFTGPGLKGKLSKAWFEGLGMVPVDRTDTRAALNSLDIALDILGRGGAFGIYPEGTRSRDGRLYRGRTGVAQLALSGGVPVVPVGLEGTADLQPIDSVLPRRAKVTVRFGTPLDFSGRFEGVAPGRARREATDEIMDAIHALTGQERAASYNERPSEPAD; the protein is encoded by the coding sequence GTGCTCTACGAGGTTCTTCATGCCGCCGTTCCGCCAGTGGCCCGCGCCGTGTGGCGCCCCACGGTCGAGGGCGTGGAGAACGTCCCGATGACCGGGCCCGTGCTGCTCGCCAGCAACCACCTCAGCTTCGTCGACAGCGTGGTGATCCCGATCATCGCGCCGCGGAAGGTGGCCTTCCTCGCGAAGGCCGAATATTTCACCGGGCCCGGCCTCAAGGGCAAGCTGAGCAAGGCCTGGTTCGAGGGTCTCGGCATGGTGCCCGTGGACCGGACCGACACCCGTGCCGCACTGAACTCACTGGACATCGCCCTGGACATCCTGGGTCGCGGGGGAGCGTTCGGCATATATCCCGAGGGGACCCGATCACGCGACGGGCGGCTCTATCGCGGTCGGACGGGCGTCGCTCAGCTCGCCCTGTCAGGCGGGGTCCCGGTGGTCCCCGTGGGGCTGGAGGGCACCGCTGACCTGCAGCCCATCGACTCGGTGCTCCCACGGCGGGCGAAGGTGACGGTGCGGTTCGGCACCCCGTTGGACTTCTCCGGCCGCTTCGAGGGAGTCGCTCCCGGACGCGCCCGCCGTGAGGCCACCGACGAGATCATGGATGCCATCCACGCGCTCACCGGCCAGGAGCGCGCCGCGTCATACAACGAACGGCCCTCCGAACCGGCAGACTGA
- a CDS encoding class I SAM-dependent methyltransferase, with the protein MTSETRTSQQPPDHYDAFADAYARANEDGLFNRWYARPAVLDLLGDVAGRRILDAGCGSGPLLADLGERDASVAGFDGSSAMIRLARERLGDEADLQVADLTQPLPYGDDAFDDALAVLVLHYLEDWSQPLGELRRVLKPGGRLIVVVNHPVIPPVMYPEIDYFSTVPNEEEYDFDGVSATLTIWYRSLSAMSDSFTAAGLRIVSISEPPVSPDTPPELLPQSEADPRRFIGFLFFTLEAVSQTSGGTAESTVGS; encoded by the coding sequence ATGACCTCCGAGACACGGACCTCACAGCAGCCACCCGACCACTACGACGCCTTCGCTGACGCCTACGCGAGGGCGAACGAGGACGGGCTCTTCAACCGGTGGTACGCCCGCCCGGCGGTGCTGGACCTGCTCGGTGATGTCGCAGGGCGTCGGATCCTGGATGCTGGCTGTGGTTCGGGACCCCTGCTCGCGGACCTGGGGGAGCGGGACGCCAGCGTGGCCGGGTTCGATGGGAGCTCCGCGATGATCCGGCTGGCCCGGGAGCGGCTCGGAGACGAGGCGGACCTGCAGGTGGCCGACCTGACCCAACCGCTTCCGTATGGCGACGATGCGTTCGATGACGCGTTGGCCGTGCTGGTGCTGCACTACCTCGAGGACTGGTCGCAGCCGTTGGGGGAGTTGCGCCGAGTGCTGAAGCCCGGCGGTCGGCTGATCGTGGTGGTCAACCATCCGGTCATCCCGCCGGTGATGTACCCCGAGATCGACTACTTCTCGACCGTGCCGAACGAGGAGGAGTACGACTTCGACGGCGTCTCCGCGACCCTCACGATCTGGTATCGGTCGCTGAGCGCGATGTCGGATTCGTTCACCGCCGCGGGCCTGAGGATCGTGTCGATCAGCGAGCCGCCGGTGTCACCTGACACGCCACCCGAGCTGCTGCCGCAGAGCGAAGCAGACCCCAGGCGCTTCATCGGGTTCCTCTTCTTCACCCTCGAGGCCGTGTCCCAGACCAGTGGTGGGACGGCGGAATCCACCGTTGGTTCATAG
- a CDS encoding sulfotransferase family protein, whose protein sequence is MVLQLIGAGLPRTGTSSLREALRHLLGAPVYHMSEAFAHPEHAQTWVGAIDGDTPDWEDFLAGYAAGVDAPFSNCWRELSRAYPDAPVLLSHRGDPEVWLRSMEATVLPRTREMLSKGDDDPMVPLFRVVFRDLFTDIDDGEQAMAGYQRWLDDVRAEVAPGRLVEWQPGDGWEPICRALRLPVPDRPFPHENSTADYRARHETRARKDEQRVASAGSSTSDAPGRPEASH, encoded by the coding sequence ATGGTGCTCCAACTGATCGGTGCCGGCTTGCCCCGCACCGGCACGTCCTCGCTCCGTGAGGCTCTGCGACACCTCCTGGGCGCGCCGGTCTATCACATGAGCGAGGCCTTCGCGCACCCCGAACACGCGCAGACCTGGGTGGGCGCGATCGACGGTGACACGCCTGATTGGGAGGACTTCCTGGCTGGGTACGCCGCCGGGGTCGACGCACCTTTCTCCAACTGCTGGCGCGAACTGTCCAGGGCATATCCGGACGCCCCGGTGTTGCTGTCGCACCGTGGCGATCCCGAAGTGTGGCTCCGCAGCATGGAAGCAACCGTGCTTCCGCGCACTCGCGAGATGCTCAGCAAGGGCGATGACGATCCCATGGTTCCGCTGTTCAGGGTCGTCTTCCGCGACCTCTTCACCGACATCGACGACGGGGAGCAGGCGATGGCCGGCTATCAGCGTTGGCTGGACGACGTCCGCGCCGAGGTCGCTCCGGGGCGGCTCGTCGAGTGGCAGCCGGGTGATGGCTGGGAGCCGATCTGTCGTGCGCTCCGATTGCCTGTGCCGGACCGGCCCTTTCCTCACGAGAACAGCACTGCGGACTACCGGGCCCGTCATGAGACCCGTGCCCGCAAGGACGAGCAACGGGTTGCTTCAGCGGGTTCATCGACCTCGGACGCACCCGGACGGCCGGAGGCTTCTCACTGA
- a CDS encoding GNAT family N-acetyltransferase: MDVLPAPTERLRFRQMTEADLRDVATLKLGGSRSPASWIEWTQRNYEKHGFGLWVIETHAGEFVGDCGLTMQEVEDEWFVEAGWHVRSPLQRQGYATEAAAAVRTAATAAGIEHLVAIIRPTNVASQRVASKIGLTLQREVHKNGGPALVFGAGLRTDESRQVQ; encoded by the coding sequence GTGGACGTGCTTCCAGCCCCCACCGAAAGACTCCGGTTTCGCCAGATGACGGAGGCAGACCTGCGCGACGTCGCCACGTTGAAGCTAGGTGGCTCGCGGAGCCCGGCGTCGTGGATCGAATGGACACAACGCAACTACGAGAAGCATGGATTCGGGCTCTGGGTGATCGAGACCCACGCCGGGGAGTTCGTGGGCGACTGCGGCCTGACGATGCAGGAGGTCGAGGACGAGTGGTTCGTCGAGGCCGGTTGGCACGTGCGATCCCCGCTTCAGCGTCAGGGATACGCCACCGAGGCGGCCGCAGCGGTTCGGACCGCGGCAACCGCTGCTGGGATCGAGCATCTGGTCGCGATCATCCGGCCGACCAACGTCGCCTCACAACGCGTTGCCTCCAAGATTGGGCTCACGCTCCAGCGTGAAGTCCACAAGAACGGTGGGCCCGCCCTGGTCTTCGGTGCCGGCCTGCGAACTGACGAGTCGCGACAGGTTCAGTGA
- a CDS encoding fatty acid desaturase family protein: MAISDVKEYTHLTAEDVEQLGRELDAIRAEVEESRSAADAAYINRLIRIQRGLAAAGRGAMLASAHAKGGRPALVAGTAMLGLAKILENMEIGHNVMHGQWDWMNDPEIHSSNWEWDTAQPAEQWKHSHNYIHHQFTNVLGHDNDIGYGVLRMAREQKWHPVHLGQPVYNALLAGLFQWGVALHDLDIERIRKLEKDPKEMKRQLRQILRKGRNQILKDYVVYPALSGKQWKSTLKANATANLTRNLWSYMIIFCGHFPDGALHFTEEELEDETRAEWYLRQMLGSANFEGGRTLHILSGSLGFQIEHHLFPDLPSNRYPEIAVKVRALCDKYDLPYTTGPLYRQYGQTLRTIMKLSLPNKMSSSDQPEPPTQPADRKRRSDDERQSRRAELGGWSRSPRERSHD; this comes from the coding sequence ATGGCCATCTCTGACGTCAAGGAATACACCCACCTCACCGCCGAGGACGTGGAGCAGCTCGGGCGCGAGCTCGACGCGATCCGTGCCGAGGTCGAGGAATCACGCAGCGCCGCGGATGCGGCGTACATCAACCGTCTGATCCGGATCCAGCGTGGGCTGGCCGCCGCTGGGCGCGGGGCGATGCTCGCCAGCGCACATGCGAAGGGTGGCAGGCCCGCCCTGGTCGCCGGTACGGCGATGCTCGGCCTGGCCAAGATCCTCGAGAACATGGAGATCGGCCACAACGTCATGCACGGGCAGTGGGACTGGATGAACGATCCGGAGATCCACTCCAGCAACTGGGAGTGGGACACCGCCCAGCCCGCCGAGCAGTGGAAGCACTCGCACAACTACATCCACCACCAGTTCACCAATGTGCTGGGCCACGACAACGACATCGGCTACGGCGTGCTGCGGATGGCGCGCGAGCAGAAGTGGCACCCGGTCCACCTCGGGCAGCCGGTCTACAACGCGTTGCTGGCCGGGCTCTTCCAGTGGGGTGTCGCGCTGCACGACCTCGACATCGAGCGGATCCGCAAGCTCGAGAAGGACCCGAAGGAGATGAAGCGACAGCTTCGTCAGATCCTGCGGAAGGGTCGCAACCAGATCCTCAAGGACTACGTCGTCTATCCGGCGCTCTCCGGGAAGCAGTGGAAGTCGACGCTGAAGGCCAACGCGACCGCCAACCTGACCCGCAACCTGTGGTCGTACATGATCATCTTCTGCGGTCACTTCCCGGACGGTGCGTTGCACTTCACCGAGGAGGAGCTCGAGGACGAGACCAGGGCGGAGTGGTACCTGCGCCAGATGCTGGGTTCGGCCAACTTCGAGGGTGGCCGGACGCTGCACATCCTCAGCGGCAGCCTCGGCTTCCAGATCGAGCACCACCTGTTCCCGGATCTCCCCAGCAATCGCTATCCCGAGATCGCAGTCAAGGTGCGGGCACTGTGCGACAAGTACGACCTTCCCTACACGACGGGTCCGCTCTATCGGCAGTATGGCCAGACGCTGCGCACGATCATGAAGCTGTCGCTGCCGAACAAGATGTCGAGCAGCGATCAACCCGAGCCGCCCACCCAGCCGGCCGACCGCAAGCGGAGGTCCGACGACGAGCGGCAGTCGCGCCGTGCCGAGCTCGGGGGATGGTCCCGCAGTCCTCGTGAGCGGAGCCACGACTGA